One genomic region from Streptomyces venezuelae encodes:
- the pstB gene encoding phosphate ABC transporter ATP-binding protein PstB, producing MAKRIDVSGLSAFYGAHKAIDDISMTVEPRSVTAFIGPSGCGKSTFLRTLNRMHEVTPGGRVEGKVMLDDENLYGSNVDPVAVRRTVGMVFQRPNPFPTMSIFDNVAAGLRLNGKYKKSALSDIVEKSLKGANLWNEVKDRLNKPGSGLSGGQQQRLCIARAIAVEPDVLLMDEPCSALDPISTLAIEDLIGELKERFTIVIVTHNMQQAARVSDRTAFFNLAAVGQPGKLIELDDTERIFSNPSVQATEDYISGRFG from the coding sequence ATGGCCAAGCGCATCGACGTCAGCGGCCTCTCCGCCTTCTACGGCGCCCACAAGGCGATCGACGACATCTCCATGACCGTCGAGCCCCGCTCCGTGACGGCCTTCATCGGCCCCTCCGGCTGCGGCAAGTCCACCTTCCTGCGCACCCTGAACCGCATGCACGAGGTCACCCCCGGTGGCCGCGTCGAGGGCAAGGTGATGCTGGACGACGAGAACCTGTACGGCTCGAACGTCGACCCGGTCGCCGTGCGCCGCACGGTCGGCATGGTCTTCCAGCGCCCCAACCCCTTCCCCACCATGTCGATCTTCGACAACGTGGCGGCGGGCCTGCGCCTGAACGGCAAGTACAAGAAGTCGGCGCTCAGCGACATCGTCGAGAAGTCCCTCAAGGGCGCGAACCTCTGGAACGAGGTCAAGGACCGCCTGAACAAGCCGGGCTCCGGCCTCTCCGGCGGTCAGCAGCAGCGTCTGTGCATCGCCCGGGCCATCGCCGTCGAGCCGGACGTCCTGCTCATGGACGAGCCCTGCTCGGCCCTCGACCCGATCTCCACCCTCGCCATCGAGGACCTGATCGGCGAGCTGAAGGAGCGCTTCACGATCGTCATCGTGACGCACAACATGCAGCAGGCCGCCCGCGTCTCCGACCGCACGGCCTTCTTCAACCTGGCGGCCGTCGGCCAGCCCGGCAAGCTCATCGAGCTGGACGACACCGAGCGCATCTTCTCCAACCCGAGCGTCCAGGCGACCGAGGACTACATCTCCGGCCGCTTCGGATAA
- a CDS encoding inorganic phosphate transporter gives MDTFALIVTIGVALGFTYTNGFHDSANAIATSVSTRALTPRAALAMAAVMNLAGAFMGSGVAKTVSEGLIETPTGDKGMGILFAALVGAIIWNLVTWYFGLPSSSSHALFGGMVGAALAGGTEVLWGGVLDKVVIPMFISPVVGLVAGYLVMCAIMWMFRKTNPHKAKRGFRIAQTVSAAGMALGHGLQDAQKTMGIVVMALVIADVQQAGDDIPVWVKVACAVMLSLGTYAGGWRIMRTLGRKIIELDPPQGFAAETTGASIMFGSAFLFHAPISTTHVITSAIMGVGATKRVNAVRWGVAKNIILGWFITMPAAALVAAASFYVVQLFFG, from the coding sequence GTGGACACCTTTGCTCTGATCGTGACCATCGGTGTCGCGCTCGGCTTCACGTATACGAACGGATTCCACGACTCCGCCAACGCCATCGCCACCTCGGTGTCGACCCGGGCGCTGACCCCCCGGGCGGCGCTGGCGATGGCCGCGGTCATGAACCTCGCGGGTGCCTTCATGGGCAGCGGGGTCGCCAAGACCGTCAGTGAGGGGCTCATCGAGACCCCGACCGGCGACAAGGGGATGGGCATCCTCTTCGCCGCGCTGGTGGGCGCGATCATCTGGAACCTCGTCACCTGGTACTTCGGTCTGCCGTCCTCCTCCTCGCACGCCCTGTTCGGCGGCATGGTGGGCGCGGCTCTGGCCGGTGGCACCGAGGTGCTCTGGGGCGGCGTCCTCGACAAGGTCGTCATCCCGATGTTCATCTCACCGGTCGTCGGTCTCGTCGCCGGTTACCTGGTCATGTGCGCGATCATGTGGATGTTCCGCAAGACCAACCCGCACAAGGCCAAGCGCGGCTTCCGTATCGCGCAGACGGTGTCGGCGGCCGGCATGGCGCTCGGTCACGGTCTGCAGGACGCGCAGAAGACGATGGGCATCGTGGTGATGGCCCTGGTCATCGCCGACGTGCAGCAGGCGGGTGACGACATCCCGGTGTGGGTGAAGGTCGCCTGTGCCGTGATGCTCTCGCTCGGTACGTACGCGGGCGGCTGGCGCATCATGCGGACGCTCGGCCGCAAGATCATCGAGCTGGACCCGCCGCAGGGTTTCGCGGCGGAGACGACGGGTGCGTCGATCATGTTCGGCTCGGCGTTCCTCTTCCACGCGCCGATCTCGACGACGCACGTCATCACCTCCGCGATCATGGGCGTCGGCGCGACGAAGCGCGTCAACGCGGTGCGGTGGGGTGTCGCCAAGAACATCATCCTGGGCTGGTTCATCACGATGCCGGCCGCTGCGCTGGTCGCTGCCGCGAGCTTCTACGTGGTGCAGCTGTTCTTCGGCTGA
- a CDS encoding DUF47 domain-containing protein, which produces MRFRLTPRETSFYDMFAASADNIVTGSKLLMELLGAEPSARAEIAERMRAAEHAGDDATHAIFHQLNSSFITPFDREDIYNLASSLDDIMDFMEEAVDLVVLYNVEELPKGVEQQIEVLARAAELTAEAMPNLRTMANLTEYWIEVNRLENQADQIHRKLLATLFNGKYDAIEVLKLKQIVDVLEEAADAFEHVANTVETIAVKES; this is translated from the coding sequence GTGCGATTTCGTCTGACCCCCAGGGAGACGAGCTTCTACGACATGTTCGCCGCGTCCGCGGACAACATCGTCACGGGCTCCAAGCTCCTGATGGAACTGCTCGGAGCGGAGCCTTCCGCCCGGGCCGAGATCGCGGAGCGGATGCGGGCAGCGGAGCACGCAGGCGACGACGCCACCCACGCGATCTTCCACCAGCTGAACTCCTCCTTCATCACGCCCTTCGACCGTGAGGACATCTACAACCTCGCGTCGTCCCTCGACGACATCATGGACTTCATGGAGGAGGCCGTCGACCTGGTCGTCCTCTACAACGTCGAGGAACTCCCCAAGGGTGTCGAGCAGCAGATCGAGGTCCTGGCCCGGGCGGCGGAGCTGACCGCCGAGGCCATGCCGAACCTGCGGACGATGGCCAACCTCACCGAGTACTGGATCGAGGTCAACCGTCTGGAGAACCAGGCCGACCAGATCCACCGCAAGCTGCTCGCGACGCTCTTCAACGGCAAGTACGACGCCATCGAGGTGCTCAAGCTCAAGCAGATCGTCGATGTGCTGGAAGAGGCGGCCGACGCGTTCGAGCACGTCGCCAACACGGTGGAGACCATCGCGGTCAAGGAGTCCTGA
- a CDS encoding metal-sensitive transcriptional regulator, producing the protein MTTTEADQVTPEPVEAVGAVEPADHDHGVHGYHKQKDEHLKRLRRIEGQIRGLQRMVDEDVYCIDILTQVSASTKALQSFALQLLEEHLRHCVADAATKGGEGIDAKVEEATKAIARMMRT; encoded by the coding sequence ATGACGACCACCGAGGCGGACCAGGTCACCCCCGAGCCCGTCGAGGCTGTCGGGGCAGTCGAGCCTGCCGACCACGACCACGGCGTGCACGGCTACCACAAGCAGAAGGACGAGCACCTCAAGCGGCTCCGCCGGATCGAGGGCCAGATCCGCGGCCTCCAGCGGATGGTCGACGAGGACGTCTACTGCATCGACATACTCACCCAGGTGTCGGCGTCGACGAAGGCGCTCCAGTCGTTCGCCCTCCAGCTCCTGGAGGAGCACCTGCGGCACTGCGTCGCGGACGCGGCCACGAAGGGCGGCGAGGGCATCGACGCCAAGGTCGAGGAGGCCACCAAGGCCATCGCCCGCATGATGCGCACCTGA
- a CDS encoding phosphatase PAP2 family protein: MAGLASDGANPDVSLLYDINGLAKAAPPWFDRVMEFVGEYGIMLGMVLVVLWCWWSVRRGGTLADSVSAVAGLVWAPLAAGVALLVNIPIRGFVERPRPFNDHQGLEVLVAGKTDFSFVSDHATMAMALGVGLFVAHRKFGLAAIGLALTEGFARVYMGVHYPTDVIGGFALGTAVALLLAPVALALLTPVVSAVARSGRGAVLVRSRKAAGPQQPETVGIPEPRLGGPATGTTQNDLAA; the protein is encoded by the coding sequence ATGGCTGGACTCGCATCGGACGGCGCCAACCCCGATGTCAGCCTGCTCTACGACATCAACGGGCTGGCGAAGGCCGCTCCGCCGTGGTTCGACCGCGTCATGGAGTTCGTCGGCGAGTACGGGATCATGCTCGGGATGGTCCTCGTCGTGCTCTGGTGCTGGTGGAGCGTCCGCCGCGGCGGCACCCTCGCGGACTCCGTCTCGGCCGTCGCCGGGCTCGTCTGGGCCCCGCTGGCCGCCGGTGTCGCCCTTCTCGTCAACATCCCCATCCGGGGCTTCGTCGAGCGCCCCAGGCCGTTCAACGACCACCAGGGCCTTGAGGTCCTCGTCGCGGGCAAGACCGACTTCTCGTTCGTCAGCGATCACGCCACGATGGCCATGGCGCTCGGCGTCGGCCTCTTCGTCGCCCACCGCAAGTTCGGCCTCGCCGCCATCGGCCTAGCCCTCACCGAGGGCTTCGCGCGGGTCTACATGGGCGTCCACTACCCCACCGACGTCATCGGCGGCTTCGCCCTCGGCACGGCGGTGGCGCTGCTCCTCGCGCCCGTCGCGCTCGCCCTTCTGACCCCCGTCGTCTCCGCCGTCGCCCGCTCCGGCCGCGGCGCCGTGCTCGTCCGCTCCAGGAAGGCCGCGGGACCGCAGCAGCCGGAGACCGTCGGCATCCCCGAGCCCCGGCTCGGCGGCCCCGCCACCGGGACCACCCAGAACGACCTCGCCGCCTAG
- a CDS encoding NlpC/P60 family protein, with amino-acid sequence MAGGSLGVCLGFVALLVVGTYSAAAGLIGGAGSGKNGTVGLAKGSVPALYQGLVQKWGNLCPAINPALLAAQLYQESGWNPRAVSSADARGIAQFIPGTWAGHGIDGDGDGDRDIWDPKDAIPSAASYDCELAGYVKNVPGDPANNMLAAYNAGAYRVIKYRGVPPISETQNYVRIIRSLEKSFARPVGRVDPSRQAAGAIHYAQGKLGTPYLWGGTGTAAQGGRFDCSGLTQAAYLSVGIELPRVANDQYNAGPHPSREELLPGDLVFFSDDLTNSRAIRHVGIYVGGGYMIDAPRTGAVIRFTRIDTPDYFGATRVTKDGAAALPTHLPQT; translated from the coding sequence GTGGCCGGCGGGTCCCTCGGGGTCTGCCTCGGCTTTGTCGCACTGCTCGTCGTCGGGACGTACTCCGCGGCGGCCGGTCTCATCGGCGGCGCGGGCAGCGGCAAGAACGGCACCGTGGGGCTGGCCAAGGGCTCCGTTCCCGCCCTCTACCAGGGGCTCGTGCAGAAGTGGGGCAACCTCTGCCCCGCGATCAACCCCGCCCTGCTCGCCGCGCAGCTCTACCAGGAGAGCGGCTGGAACCCGCGGGCCGTCTCCTCCGCCGACGCCCGCGGCATCGCCCAGTTCATCCCCGGGACCTGGGCCGGCCACGGCATCGACGGCGACGGGGACGGCGACCGGGACATCTGGGACCCCAAGGACGCGATCCCCTCGGCCGCCTCGTACGACTGCGAGCTCGCCGGCTACGTGAAGAACGTGCCGGGGGACCCGGCGAACAACATGCTGGCCGCGTACAACGCGGGCGCGTACCGGGTCATCAAGTACCGCGGGGTGCCGCCCATCAGCGAGACCCAGAACTACGTGCGGATCATCCGCTCCCTGGAGAAGAGCTTCGCCCGGCCGGTGGGCCGCGTCGACCCCTCCCGGCAGGCCGCCGGGGCCATCCACTACGCCCAGGGGAAGCTCGGCACCCCCTATCTCTGGGGCGGTACGGGCACGGCCGCGCAGGGCGGCCGGTTCGACTGCTCCGGGCTCACCCAGGCCGCGTACCTGAGCGTCGGCATCGAGCTGCCGCGCGTCGCCAACGACCAGTACAACGCCGGGCCGCACCCGAGCCGGGAGGAGCTCCTCCCCGGCGACCTCGTGTTCTTCTCCGACGACCTGACGAACTCGCGGGCCATCCGGCACGTCGGCATCTACGTCGGAGGCGGGTACATGATCGACGCGCCGCGCACCGGGGCGGTGATCCGCTTCACGCGGATCGACACCCCGGACTACTTCGGCGCGACCCGCGTCACGAAGGACGGCGCGGCCGCGCTTCCCACCCATCTCCCGCAGACCTAG
- a CDS encoding NAD(P)-dependent oxidoreductase, giving the protein MQNDHSVSTATATAVTVIGLGPMGRAMAGAYLDQGYEVTLWNRTPSRAAELVRRGAVLAASPSEAVAANELVVLSLTDYDAVYGVLGAVDPAVLAGKVLVNLSSDTPLRAREAAAWAAERGAVQLTGGILTPPSGVGDPASSAFYSGPREVFEAHRGTLSVLTGTDYRGEDPGLAALFYQLNMVMFWTALSGYWQAIALAGAHGITATELQPYARNALDLDQFIDFYAPRVDAGHHGGDVDRLAMGLASTEHVLHTVTDAGVDGALPAAVADLFRRGVEAGYGDGSASGLVELLKKN; this is encoded by the coding sequence ATGCAGAACGACCATTCCGTCAGCACCGCCACCGCCACCGCCGTCACCGTCATCGGCCTCGGGCCCATGGGACGCGCCATGGCCGGTGCCTATCTCGACCAGGGGTACGAGGTCACCCTCTGGAACCGGACCCCGAGCCGGGCCGCCGAGCTCGTGCGCCGTGGGGCGGTCCTCGCCGCGAGCCCCTCCGAGGCCGTCGCCGCCAACGAGCTCGTCGTCCTCAGCCTCACCGACTACGACGCCGTCTACGGCGTCCTCGGCGCGGTCGACCCCGCCGTCCTGGCGGGCAAGGTCCTCGTCAACCTCAGCTCCGACACCCCGCTGCGGGCCCGGGAGGCCGCCGCCTGGGCGGCGGAGCGCGGCGCGGTCCAGCTCACCGGCGGCATCCTCACCCCGCCGTCCGGCGTCGGCGACCCGGCCAGCTCCGCCTTCTACAGCGGCCCCCGGGAGGTCTTCGAGGCCCACCGCGGCACGCTCTCCGTGCTCACCGGCACCGACTACCGCGGTGAGGACCCCGGGCTCGCCGCGCTCTTCTACCAGCTCAACATGGTCATGTTCTGGACGGCGCTCTCCGGCTACTGGCAGGCCATCGCCCTCGCCGGCGCGCACGGCATCACGGCCACCGAGCTCCAGCCGTACGCCCGGAACGCCCTCGACCTCGATCAGTTCATCGACTTCTACGCGCCCCGGGTCGACGCCGGCCACCACGGCGGTGACGTCGACCGCCTCGCGATGGGCCTCGCGAGCACCGAGCACGTCCTGCACACCGTCACCGACGCGGGCGTGGACGGTGCCCTGCCGGCCGCGGTCGCCGACCTGTTCCGGCGCGGCGTGGAGGCCGGCTACGGGGACGGCAGTGCCTCCGGTCTCGTGGAGTTGCTGAAGAAGAACTGA
- a CDS encoding TetR/AcrR family transcriptional regulator encodes MQTSSTHDRIVVAASRLIQRQGYVGTGIKQIAKEADATLGSVYHFFPGGKEAVAVAAIAHGREEFADLLRTALDAEAGPAEAVDSCARLLARELRASGWTDGCPVTAAALETLGSDNPIQQACADALRTWQNLVAEKLLGCGLPSPEARDLAATVINTLEGAEVTAQVTRSEDPLLLAGRHLSRLIASYV; translated from the coding sequence ATGCAGACGAGCAGCACCCACGACCGGATCGTCGTCGCCGCCTCACGCCTCATCCAGCGCCAGGGCTACGTCGGAACAGGCATCAAGCAGATCGCGAAGGAGGCGGACGCCACTCTCGGCTCCGTCTACCACTTCTTCCCGGGCGGGAAGGAAGCCGTCGCGGTCGCGGCCATCGCGCACGGCCGCGAGGAGTTCGCCGACCTCCTGCGCACCGCCCTGGACGCCGAGGCCGGCCCCGCCGAGGCCGTCGACTCCTGCGCGCGCCTCCTGGCCCGCGAACTCCGCGCCTCCGGCTGGACCGACGGCTGCCCGGTCACCGCCGCCGCCCTGGAGACCCTCGGCTCCGACAACCCCATCCAGCAGGCCTGCGCCGACGCCCTGCGCACCTGGCAGAACCTGGTCGCCGAGAAGCTCCTCGGCTGCGGACTCCCCTCCCCCGAGGCCCGCGACCTGGCCGCCACCGTCATCAACACGCTCGAAGGCGCGGAAGTGACCGCCCAGGTCACCCGGAGCGAGGACCCTCTCCTCCTGGCGGGCCGTCACTTGTCGCGCCTGATCGCCTCGTACGTCTGA